One window of the Rhodothermales bacterium genome contains the following:
- a CDS encoding ferredoxin family protein yields the protein MPYVVTEACINCKHTDCVEVCPVDCFYEGPNFLVIHPDECIDCNACVPVCPVEAIYADDELPEEMSHYTEWNAYLSKQWADLGKNITEKKDPLPDAEEWATREKSEQDILTWESDD from the coding sequence ATGCCTTACGTCGTAACTGAAGCCTGCATCAACTGCAAACACACGGATTGTGTTGAAGTCTGCCCGGTGGATTGTTTTTACGAGGGACCGAACTTCCTCGTCATCCACCCGGATGAGTGCATTGACTGCAATGCGTGCGTACCGGTCTGTCCGGTCGAGGCTATTTACGCGGACGATGAGCTTCCAGAGGAAATGAGCCACTACACGGAGTGGAACGCCTACCTCTCTAAACAATGGGCCGATCTCGGCAAGAATATCACGGAAAAGAAAGACCCACTCCCCGATGCCGAAGAGTGGGCCACACGTGAGAAGTCGGAGCAGGATATCCTGACGTGGGAATCCGACGACTGA